From Sulfurovum zhangzhouensis, one genomic window encodes:
- a CDS encoding PaaI family thioesterase → MPHNAIMLQVFGKMLDKEGLELPPKVFIEMKGEFIEFIENKSLTIRFHNQEKYMNPFHFMQGGMITAAIDNTVSPFGYSLAKPHLTKEIITQYKRPIRKSDKYITVKASLHEMQEDTMILKAGVRNEENKLAAKAWVKCAFI, encoded by the coding sequence ATGCCTCATAATGCAATTATGTTACAAGTATTTGGCAAAATGCTTGATAAAGAAGGGTTAGAGTTGCCACCTAAAGTTTTTATTGAAATGAAAGGAGAATTTATAGAATTTATTGAAAATAAGTCTCTAACGATCCGTTTCCACAATCAAGAAAAATATATGAACCCTTTTCATTTCATGCAAGGCGGCATGATCACTGCTGCGATTGACAATACCGTTTCCCCCTTTGGTTATTCATTGGCCAAACCCCACCTAACCAAAGAGATCATCACTCAGTATAAACGACCAATACGAAAAAGCGATAAATATATCACCGTAAAAGCTTCACTCCACGAAATGCAGGAAGATACAATGATACTCAAAGCCGGAGTACGAAATGAAGAAAATAAACTTGCTGCAAAGGCATGGGTTAAATGCGCGTTTATATAA
- the modA gene encoding molybdate ABC transporter substrate-binding protein encodes MKKILLSLCLTLMSLNAGEIKIALAANVSYAMDDLKKAFNALYPETKVKVTLGSSGKLTAQIKNGAPYQLFMAANMKYPEALYEEGLAVSRPIVYAQGSLAYLSSKQQDFTKGIALIKDDTIKKIAVANPKTAPYGKAAVEAMKRGGVLEEVENKFVYAESISQTVSYAVTAADIGFIAKSSLYSPKMAHFKEGVNWADVDPELYTPINQGMVVLSNGEKNSEVAAFYTFMLSAKAKEILQKYGYLVP; translated from the coding sequence ATGAAAAAAATACTCTTATCACTTTGTTTAACGTTAATGAGCCTGAATGCAGGAGAGATCAAGATTGCATTAGCTGCCAATGTCAGTTATGCTATGGACGACCTTAAGAAGGCATTTAATGCACTCTACCCGGAAACAAAGGTAAAAGTAACACTTGGAAGCAGCGGCAAGCTCACGGCACAGATTAAAAACGGCGCACCTTATCAGCTTTTCATGGCGGCAAATATGAAATATCCTGAGGCTCTTTACGAGGAAGGGTTGGCTGTAAGCAGACCGATTGTGTATGCACAGGGATCATTGGCTTATTTAAGCAGTAAACAGCAGGACTTTACAAAAGGTATAGCACTTATAAAAGATGATACAATTAAAAAAATTGCCGTAGCAAATCCCAAAACAGCTCCATATGGAAAAGCAGCTGTGGAAGCAATGAAAAGGGGCGGTGTGTTAGAGGAAGTAGAGAATAAATTCGTTTATGCAGAATCCATCTCTCAAACAGTTTCTTATGCTGTGACCGCAGCAGATATCGGGTTCATCGCAAAATCATCACTTTACAGTCCTAAAATGGCACATTTTAAAGAGGGAGTGAACTGGGCAGATGTTGATCCTGAACTCTATACACCTATCAATCAGGGAATGGTAGTGTTAAGCAATGGGGAAAAGAACAGCGAAGTAGCAGCATTTTATACATTTATGTTGAGTGCTAAGGCAAAAGAAATTTTACAAAAATATGGATATTTGGTACCATGA
- a CDS encoding OprD family outer membrane porin gives MKPIIAASMVTLALYANQPDTKHTLMPNMQVVYQQIPTKVDNLGDMFNNGEFYGRLRFNYFWSDKGENHYVMGAGGSLIYKSAYMNGFGFTAGLYTTQNPWHMDDEYASIYKAGKDVLSRYDVLTQGKYGMTSLAQAYLEYKHSNFDVQAGRLIYESFLTRSNDTKMIPNTFEGVALYSTALPNIKLQAAYLTNQKLRDHTKFHHLLAYGDDPSDAYAKYTENDDSAMHQGLTLSKLKEAGIDDRLITLEAKNSSIDNLLLTFNYTGVSDLISSAMLQADYTFKVDGLKITPALRYMRQFDNGAGEIGGANLKTKTFGYDDPDSLEGALLGAKVDLAQNAWKLRLGYTKIADEGDLVAPWRGFPTGGFTRAMAQYNWYANTKTYMVRVDYDFDKAGLVSGLKAFMRYAVQDFDDYKPGVQSDSNVLTLDLLKEFDSFPGLYMKTRLAYVDGKNDTVAGDGSLKSDSSYNEFRVEINYLF, from the coding sequence ATGAAACCTATCATAGCAGCATCAATGGTAACATTAGCACTGTATGCAAATCAACCAGATACAAAACATACACTGATGCCTAATATGCAGGTAGTTTATCAGCAGATACCTACAAAAGTAGACAATCTGGGTGATATGTTTAATAATGGTGAGTTTTATGGAAGGTTGCGTTTTAACTATTTTTGGAGTGACAAAGGTGAAAACCACTACGTAATGGGAGCAGGGGGGAGCCTAATATATAAGAGTGCCTACATGAACGGTTTTGGATTTACAGCCGGACTTTATACGACGCAGAATCCTTGGCATATGGATGATGAGTATGCTTCGATCTATAAGGCCGGGAAGGATGTATTAAGCCGATATGATGTGTTGACACAAGGCAAATATGGAATGACTTCATTGGCACAAGCTTACCTGGAGTATAAACATTCAAATTTTGATGTACAGGCCGGAAGATTAATCTATGAAAGTTTCTTAACAAGAAGTAATGATACAAAGATGATACCCAACACTTTTGAAGGGGTTGCACTCTATAGTACTGCACTGCCAAATATCAAATTACAAGCAGCGTATCTTACGAATCAAAAGCTAAGAGACCATACGAAGTTCCATCATCTTTTGGCTTACGGTGATGATCCGAGTGATGCTTATGCAAAGTATACTGAAAATGATGATTCAGCCATGCATCAGGGACTAACACTCTCTAAGCTCAAAGAAGCCGGTATTGATGACAGGCTTATAACATTGGAAGCAAAGAACAGCAGTATTGACAACCTATTACTGACTTTTAACTATACGGGAGTTTCTGATCTAATATCTTCAGCGATGTTACAGGCAGACTATACTTTTAAGGTGGATGGTTTGAAGATCACACCTGCATTGCGTTACATGAGACAGTTTGATAACGGAGCGGGAGAGATAGGGGGTGCTAACCTCAAGACAAAGACTTTTGGATATGACGATCCAGATAGCCTGGAGGGAGCACTTTTGGGAGCTAAAGTTGATCTGGCACAAAATGCATGGAAACTTCGTCTTGGTTACACAAAGATCGCTGATGAAGGAGATCTGGTCGCTCCTTGGAGAGGATTTCCAACAGGTGGTTTTACCAGGGCAATGGCACAGTATAACTGGTATGCTAACACAAAAACATATATGGTAAGGGTAGATTATGACTTTGATAAAGCGGGGCTTGTATCAGGATTAAAAGCATTTATGCGTTATGCAGTACAGGATTTTGATGATTATAAGCCGGGAGTACAATCAGACAGTAATGTATTAACCCTGGATTTACTTAAAGAGTTTGATAGTTTTCCCGGACTTTATATGAAAACCCGTCTGGCATATGTAGACGGTAAGAATGATACGGTTGCAGGTGATGGATCCTTGAAATCAGATTCATCCTACAATGAATTTAGAGTTGAGATCAATTATCTGTTTTAA
- a CDS encoding efflux RND transporter permease subunit, giving the protein MGTYINFLDKYKYILIVLITIVVGIFSLFLKDLSFEGSYRIWFDKDSKIIKNYDLFRTTFSGDDTFIVAFKDQNGIFNPKAVQIILELTQEFKKIDGVQKVDSLTNYQYISAIDDDLMIEDFIYDLNVDLKEKKELALQDRLILNQLISEDGKTTMLAVRLSSNIGTNEEVNIAVFKKLLEITNQYSSMSGYNFYISGTPAVTASLVTISQGDAKILMPLAIIIVVLLLFFIFRNFVGIFVPTLIVLFTFLIVLSIQVIAGYKLNNFTVNIPSFISAIAIAGCMHLFLSWAYYKEKVKTNKEAVYRAMKSNIIPIALTSLTTAIGFASLGISEIEPISTLGLAITSGATWAFVFTITIAPAILLTLKDDYRFQLPRFLNLLNTQGYGAFITKNNKKIVFGFIFFSLIISYGLKDIKVDSNSIKYFSEDTVVRSGSDFVEKNLTGSMVYEIILDSKQKEGVKKPEFLYKIVQFEKEFKAKFENVRFTTSLKDIIIRMQKVLNPVSSDTIPKTQNLVAQYLLLYSMSLPQGMEINDKIDTSEQYLRFSINSNIVDTSKDLEMISWIKEWWKNNSNYSADVQGQTAIFAYMQSSITDTLIISISSTLMIVTLIMFLIFRNLKILWLFIVPNIAPVILVAGIMGYLGITIDIGIAISAAVILGIAVDDTVHFFSKFFDAIKTKSFEESIDYVISHSGNAMILTTFILSSTFSLFAVSDFIPNVNFAIVTVCALNVALLLDLVLLPALLSLFYKGKTYAS; this is encoded by the coding sequence GTGGGAACTTATATAAATTTCTTAGATAAATATAAATATATACTCATTGTACTTATTACAATCGTCGTAGGTATATTTTCTTTATTTTTAAAAGATTTATCTTTTGAGGGAAGCTACCGTATATGGTTTGATAAAGACTCAAAAATAATCAAAAACTATGACCTTTTTAGAACAACGTTCAGTGGCGATGATACATTTATCGTAGCATTTAAAGATCAAAATGGGATTTTCAACCCCAAAGCGGTTCAAATTATTTTGGAACTTACCCAAGAATTTAAAAAAATTGACGGTGTTCAAAAAGTTGACAGCTTAACGAATTATCAATATATCAGCGCAATAGATGATGATTTAATGATTGAGGATTTTATCTATGATCTAAATGTGGATTTAAAGGAAAAAAAAGAACTTGCTCTACAAGATAGGCTGATTCTAAATCAGCTTATCAGTGAAGATGGTAAGACAACAATGCTGGCTGTACGTCTCTCATCAAATATAGGTACTAACGAAGAAGTGAACATAGCCGTTTTTAAAAAACTGCTGGAAATAACCAATCAATATTCATCTATGAGCGGTTATAACTTTTATATCTCAGGTACGCCTGCAGTGACTGCTTCGCTTGTAACGATTTCTCAGGGAGATGCGAAAATTCTTATGCCTTTGGCTATCATAATAGTAGTACTACTTCTCTTTTTTATCTTCCGTAATTTTGTAGGTATATTTGTCCCTACACTTATAGTACTTTTTACCTTTTTGATTGTGCTTAGCATTCAAGTGATTGCCGGATATAAACTGAACAACTTCACAGTCAATATCCCATCCTTTATATCAGCCATTGCGATTGCAGGTTGTATGCACCTCTTTCTTTCATGGGCCTATTATAAAGAGAAAGTGAAAACTAATAAAGAAGCTGTATACCGTGCAATGAAGTCCAATATTATACCGATAGCCTTAACATCACTGACAACTGCCATTGGTTTTGCTTCCCTAGGAATTAGTGAGATTGAACCGATCTCTACACTTGGTCTGGCTATCACTTCAGGCGCAACATGGGCATTTGTGTTTACTATCACCATAGCACCGGCCATTTTATTAACCCTCAAAGATGATTACAGGTTTCAGCTTCCCAGATTCCTCAACTTATTAAATACTCAAGGATATGGAGCATTTATTACCAAAAACAACAAAAAAATAGTTTTTGGTTTTATATTTTTTTCCCTGATCATTTCATACGGATTGAAAGATATTAAAGTAGATAGTAATAGTATCAAATATTTTTCAGAAGATACCGTTGTCCGGAGTGGAAGTGATTTTGTTGAAAAAAACTTAACAGGATCTATGGTATATGAAATCATTTTGGATTCAAAGCAGAAAGAAGGGGTGAAAAAGCCAGAGTTTTTGTACAAAATTGTACAGTTTGAAAAAGAATTCAAAGCCAAATTTGAAAATGTACGATTTACAACTTCACTGAAAGATATCATCATTCGTATGCAAAAAGTACTCAATCCAGTATCTTCCGATACAATACCTAAGACCCAAAATCTTGTTGCCCAATACCTTCTGTTATATTCTATGAGTCTGCCACAGGGTATGGAAATCAATGATAAAATTGATACTAGTGAACAGTATTTACGATTTTCTATCAATAGCAATATCGTTGATACGTCCAAAGATCTGGAAATGATATCATGGATTAAAGAATGGTGGAAAAACAACAGCAATTATAGTGCAGATGTACAAGGACAGACAGCAATTTTTGCTTATATGCAATCAAGTATTACAGATACTTTGATCATCTCAATATCCTCTACGCTAATGATAGTTACCCTTATCATGTTTTTGATATTTAGAAACCTTAAAATACTATGGCTTTTTATCGTACCGAATATAGCTCCAGTAATTTTAGTCGCAGGGATTATGGGATACCTTGGCATCACCATAGATATAGGTATTGCTATATCTGCAGCTGTTATTTTAGGAATTGCGGTGGATGATACGGTACACTTTTTTAGTAAATTTTTTGATGCGATCAAAACAAAAAGCTTTGAAGAAAGTATCGACTATGTGATAAGTCATAGCGGAAATGCAATGATATTGACAACTTTTATTCTATCATCTACGTTTTCTCTATTCGCTGTTAGCGACTTTATTCCAAATGTGAACTTTGCCATTGTGACAGTATGTGCATTAAATGTAGCACTTTTGCTTGATCTAGTATTACTGCCTGCTTTGCTAAGTCTTTTTTATAAAGGTAAAACTTATGCCTCATAA
- a CDS encoding TetR/AcrR family transcriptional regulator, whose translation MLYNKFMIKNKYHHGNLKEELIDIAFKYIKENDVESLTLKILGDSTGTSRSAIYRHFKSKNDLIETIITKGFEYFDDCVSPALHDNEVPLIDRFYLSGKRIIKFANENPNLYRLLFGKNYAHIREEIIDLKDENCSGLGALKTTLEEGQALGMIQEGDSYQMAIVIWASLHGLASLIIDGFMDVEKLADELYDNMFKYLLNGIVSNKIKFISSLPFSDRILPQKLKK comes from the coding sequence ATGCTGTATAATAAATTCATGATTAAAAATAAATATCACCACGGAAATTTAAAAGAAGAGCTAATAGATATAGCTTTCAAATATATAAAAGAGAATGATGTTGAAAGTCTTACACTAAAGATTTTAGGTGACTCAACTGGTACATCAAGATCAGCAATATACAGACATTTCAAATCTAAAAATGATCTCATTGAAACAATTATTACAAAAGGTTTTGAATATTTTGATGATTGTGTTTCTCCAGCATTACATGACAATGAGGTACCGTTAATAGATAGATTTTATTTAAGCGGTAAACGTATTATCAAATTTGCAAACGAAAATCCAAATCTTTACAGGTTGCTTTTCGGTAAGAATTATGCACATATAAGAGAAGAAATCATTGATCTAAAAGATGAAAACTGTAGCGGTCTTGGTGCATTAAAAACTACTTTAGAAGAGGGACAAGCATTAGGTATGATACAGGAGGGGGATAGTTATCAGATGGCAATAGTGATCTGGGCATCTCTGCATGGACTTGCCTCACTGATTATCGATGGTTTTATGGATGTAGAGAAATTAGCTGATGAACTGTATGATAATATGTTTAAATATCTATTGAATGGAATCGTAAGTAACAAAATAAAATTTATTTCATCATTGCCATTTTCTGACAGGATCTTGCCACAAAAACTTAAAAAGTAA
- a CDS encoding DUF1501 domain-containing protein, producing MKSKTMNRRDFLKLQASLALSSSSLLSLLGAFSPLQAASFSDYKALVCIFLEGGNDAFNMVVPTTTTGYDDYKLIRGDISVPKDELLPLKNTDYGLYNMPAMQEMFNADKLAIIANVGTLVRPITKIEFEAGIANPPQLFSHIDQQKQWMSANSNRLEKSGWAAKAANLLENLNDFTNISVDGSNFMQFGGDKPAFEISGDIHPFNNYGYSDPDSKISFDEILHQIIQREVESDHILIKAYADNQIQNIAYRESVSQAMENALEFNFTSTLDDEPGIPLAKQLEMIAKLISVHAQLPGSPKRQIFFARLHGFDHHDLQTIDHPLKLNYLNNVLQEFQDAITSMQLSDQVTTFTASDFGRSLVPNGNGTDHGWGGHALVMGGAVKGGQIYGEFPELTVVSGEYTSEYITNSGRVIPTTSAEQYLATLASWFGSYSDSELEIIFPNLNNFNEKNLGFI from the coding sequence ATGAAAAGTAAAACAATGAATAGACGTGACTTTCTAAAACTACAGGCTTCACTCGCCTTAAGCTCATCTTCTCTACTCTCTTTACTTGGTGCCTTTTCACCATTACAAGCAGCAAGCTTTTCAGATTATAAAGCCTTGGTCTGTATATTTTTGGAAGGGGGAAATGATGCTTTTAATATGGTCGTTCCAACCACTACAACCGGTTATGATGATTATAAACTGATCAGAGGTGACATAAGTGTACCAAAAGATGAACTTCTGCCATTGAAAAATACTGACTATGGTCTCTATAATATGCCAGCCATGCAGGAGATGTTCAATGCAGATAAACTTGCAATCATTGCAAATGTAGGAACACTCGTCAGACCTATCACAAAAATAGAATTTGAAGCAGGCATAGCCAATCCACCTCAGCTCTTTTCTCATATAGATCAGCAAAAACAATGGATGAGCGCTAACTCCAACAGATTAGAAAAATCCGGTTGGGCAGCTAAAGCTGCGAACCTTCTTGAAAACCTTAATGACTTTACCAATATCAGTGTTGATGGAAGTAATTTTATGCAGTTTGGCGGCGATAAGCCTGCTTTCGAGATCAGTGGGGATATCCATCCGTTCAACAATTACGGTTATAGTGATCCTGATTCTAAAATCTCATTTGATGAAATACTCCATCAGATCATTCAAAGAGAAGTTGAAAGTGATCATATACTCATCAAAGCCTATGCGGATAACCAAATCCAAAACATTGCTTATCGGGAAAGCGTCAGTCAAGCAATGGAGAATGCACTTGAATTTAATTTTACCAGTACACTCGATGATGAACCGGGTATACCATTGGCCAAACAACTGGAAATGATCGCCAAACTTATCTCTGTACACGCTCAGCTTCCGGGCTCTCCTAAACGACAGATATTTTTTGCACGGCTACACGGTTTTGATCACCATGATCTGCAAACCATTGATCATCCTTTAAAACTGAACTATCTCAACAATGTTTTGCAGGAATTTCAAGATGCCATTACCAGTATGCAGCTCTCAGATCAGGTCACAACTTTTACTGCATCAGATTTCGGAAGATCCCTTGTTCCCAATGGCAATGGAACAGATCATGGTTGGGGAGGTCATGCACTGGTCATGGGTGGAGCTGTCAAAGGGGGACAGATCTATGGGGAGTTCCCCGAACTTACAGTTGTCTCAGGTGAGTATACCAGCGAATATATTACAAATAGTGGACGCGTTATTCCCACCACTTCTGCAGAACAATATCTTGCAACCTTAGCCTCATGGTTTGGATCATATAGTGATAGTGAGCTTGAAATTATTTTCCCAAACCTAAATAATTTTAATGAAAAAAATTTAGGGTTTATCTAA
- a CDS encoding outer membrane lipoprotein-sorting protein has product MKKIILIGMIGIASLGAESSLEVAKKSFERISGYKSSISKTTMVLKNAQGIENKRQLIIKRLENKNGDKSLIHFIYPLDIKGTKLLSFEQIGKDDKQWLYMPALKRIKRISSRNKSGSFMASEFSYEDISSQNYKNYTYSGDAKVVKKNNTSYFKVVRIPKDQNSGYSKQIVYIDSSTYLARSGEYYDKLGKLLKEVEFLQYKKIDGVYRIQKINMQNIQNGKSTMLIWDEDQINIGLGEADFSKKELQ; this is encoded by the coding sequence ATGAAAAAAATTATTTTGATTGGCATGATAGGAATAGCTAGTTTAGGTGCTGAGAGCTCTTTAGAAGTGGCCAAAAAATCTTTTGAAAGAATTTCAGGATACAAGAGCAGCATTTCAAAAACCACTATGGTCCTTAAAAATGCACAAGGCATTGAGAATAAGAGACAGCTCATTATAAAAAGACTGGAAAATAAAAATGGGGATAAATCATTAATACACTTTATTTATCCTTTGGATATTAAAGGCACCAAGCTGCTAAGTTTTGAACAGATAGGCAAAGATGACAAACAATGGCTCTACATGCCTGCACTTAAAAGGATCAAACGTATTAGTTCTAGAAATAAATCAGGGTCTTTTATGGCAAGTGAGTTCAGCTATGAAGACATTTCATCACAAAACTACAAAAACTACACTTACTCAGGAGACGCTAAAGTCGTAAAAAAGAACAATACATCATACTTTAAAGTAGTGAGAATCCCTAAAGATCAGAACAGCGGTTATTCAAAACAAATCGTATATATCGATAGTAGTACTTACCTTGCTAGATCCGGTGAATACTATGACAAGCTTGGAAAACTCCTAAAAGAAGTAGAGTTTTTACAATATAAAAAAATAGACGGTGTCTATCGCATTCAAAAAATCAATATGCAAAACATACAAAACGGAAAAAGTACGATGCTTATCTGGGATGAAGATCAGATCAATATAGGTCTTGGTGAAGCTGACTTCTCTAAAAAAGAACTGCAATGA
- a CDS encoding TOBE domain-containing protein has protein sequence MKVSARNNIKATVVSMATGLVNERITLLTSRGAELSSVITTESAKELSLKEGDTAMALFKASHVMLASTQVNGISARNQLKGMIENVVKGIVNTEVTLVTGGGEHIVSIITNEAAKELGIIPGQNIVAIIKSNDIMIAK, from the coding sequence ATGAAAGTTAGTGCAAGAAATAATATTAAGGCAACAGTTGTATCTATGGCAACAGGTTTGGTAAATGAGAGAATTACACTTTTGACATCACGAGGAGCTGAGCTTAGCTCAGTGATCACTACCGAGAGTGCAAAAGAGTTGTCGTTAAAAGAGGGAGATACAGCAATGGCTTTATTTAAAGCTTCACATGTAATGCTAGCCAGTACACAAGTTAACGGCATAAGTGCGCGTAATCAATTAAAGGGGATGATTGAAAATGTGGTGAAAGGTATTGTCAATACAGAAGTAACTCTTGTAACAGGAGGAGGAGAGCATATTGTATCTATCATCACAAATGAGGCAGCAAAGGAACTTGGAATTATTCCTGGTCAAAACATAGTAGCGATTATCAAGTCAAATGATATTATGATCGCGAAATAG
- a CDS encoding outer membrane protein, with amino-acid sequence MKKLSLSIMACLAVNTFAVAGGNIEPVIAPVEEMSPVPDESGPYIGAGISFLTWNETQDLREPGQMVPIWQDFEESWTGGTILAGYRFNPYIAVEGRYTMSFTDGSVELDGADFGDYNDDLSNIAIYLKPMYPIGDFTLYALLGYGQTTIEFEGGGDHDDSDFQWGIGAGYNLTETLTAFIDYTVLYDDNSFDDSPSYISDIKADSITVGITYKF; translated from the coding sequence ATGAAAAAGTTAAGTTTATCGATCATGGCATGTTTAGCAGTAAATACCTTTGCAGTAGCAGGTGGTAATATAGAACCGGTTATAGCTCCGGTAGAAGAAATGTCACCGGTACCTGATGAAAGCGGACCGTATATTGGTGCCGGAATTTCATTTTTGACATGGAACGAGACACAGGATCTCAGAGAGCCTGGTCAGATGGTACCAATTTGGCAGGATTTTGAAGAAAGTTGGACCGGGGGGACCATTTTAGCCGGATATAGATTTAATCCATATATTGCTGTTGAAGGGCGCTATACCATGAGTTTCACGGATGGATCGGTAGAACTTGACGGAGCGGATTTCGGTGATTATAATGATGATCTTTCCAATATCGCGATCTATCTCAAGCCTATGTACCCTATAGGAGATTTTACCTTATATGCATTACTTGGATACGGACAGACTACAATTGAGTTTGAAGGTGGAGGGGATCATGATGACAGCGACTTCCAGTGGGGGATTGGTGCAGGATACAACCTGACTGAAACACTCACGGCTTTTATAGACTATACTGTTTTATACGATGATAACTCATTTGATGACTCCCCATCTTATATTTCCGATATCAAAGCAGATTCAATTACTGTAGGTATTACATACAAATTCTAA
- a CDS encoding DUF1800 domain-containing protein has translation MHNYIQNLLLIALSILAFTGCSGSSSDTNSNTLPEANSTIQIPVESKEGAVNFLTHATFGVRKEDIDELYDMGGYIVWLNEQFQKNPTKYIDWIKQHQGINLSSADVRAVLGDAWYSIVVNADDQLRQRVALALSEIIVVSTIGVESSYSVADFYDLLSEDAFTNYRDILYQTALHPAMGAYLSTWGNMKEHTTADGTLVHADENYAREVLQLFSIGLVQLELNGEPKLLNGQPIPTYTQQDIEEFAKVYTGWTNDNGGFLYLDGKTTLASLTTPMIAYEEYHDIRKKVFSKTFNYAYIQPQSIPSGLTAKDDLNHAIDIIFNHPNVGPFISKQLIQRLVTSNPTPEYVARVASKFNDNGSGVRGDMKSVITAILTDKEALLKYKDQIVSPEIHGKLKEQLIRIASVMRTFHATGDPSISSYQFYDFESARYRGLHLQPFTSPSVFNYFEPTFKPSGIIQDNGLVAPEFKMLSPWKMSEFGSVMLTVIGLTDYLHDKITLDLSYEKSLLTLQGPEALIAHLNLLLMSGQMSNELKNELINYAATNTSAHDIVEQIIALIVLSAEYAIER, from the coding sequence ATGCACAATTACATTCAAAATTTACTTCTTATTGCTTTATCCATACTGGCTTTCACAGGCTGTTCAGGATCAAGTAGTGACACTAACTCTAATACTCTCCCCGAAGCTAATAGTACTATTCAAATACCGGTAGAGAGCAAAGAAGGTGCTGTAAATTTTCTTACGCATGCTACTTTTGGGGTAAGAAAAGAAGATATTGATGAGCTTTATGACATGGGTGGGTATATCGTATGGCTCAATGAGCAATTTCAAAAAAACCCGACAAAATATATTGATTGGATCAAACAACATCAGGGGATAAATCTCAGTTCTGCAGATGTAAGGGCAGTACTTGGTGATGCATGGTACAGTATTGTAGTCAATGCGGATGACCAACTCAGGCAAAGAGTAGCTTTAGCTTTAAGCGAGATCATTGTTGTCTCAACCATCGGAGTAGAAAGCTCCTATTCAGTTGCTGACTTTTATGATCTATTATCAGAAGACGCTTTTACAAACTATAGGGATATCCTCTATCAAACTGCCCTACATCCCGCAATGGGAGCTTACCTAAGCACCTGGGGTAATATGAAAGAACATACCACTGCAGATGGCACCTTAGTGCATGCCGATGAAAACTATGCCAGAGAGGTTCTCCAACTTTTTAGCATAGGACTTGTACAACTCGAACTTAACGGTGAACCCAAACTTCTAAATGGTCAGCCCATACCAACCTATACACAACAGGATATAGAAGAGTTCGCCAAGGTCTATACCGGGTGGACAAATGATAATGGCGGATTTTTATATTTGGATGGTAAAACTACTTTAGCTTCACTTACCACACCAATGATCGCTTATGAAGAGTATCATGACATAAGAAAAAAGGTTTTTTCCAAAACCTTTAACTATGCCTATATACAACCCCAAAGTATACCTTCGGGTCTTACAGCAAAAGATGATCTAAACCATGCGATCGATATCATATTTAACCATCCCAATGTCGGACCTTTTATTAGTAAACAGCTGATACAAAGACTCGTTACCAGCAATCCTACACCGGAATATGTTGCCAGGGTTGCCTCCAAGTTCAATGATAACGGATCAGGGGTCAGAGGGGATATGAAATCAGTAATTACTGCTATCCTTACAGATAAAGAAGCCTTACTAAAGTATAAAGATCAAATAGTCTCTCCAGAGATACATGGAAAATTAAAAGAACAGCTGATACGTATCGCTTCAGTGATGAGAACATTTCATGCTACAGGCGATCCCTCTATCAGCAGTTATCAGTTCTATGACTTTGAATCTGCACGCTATCGGGGGCTTCATCTCCAACCGTTTACATCCCCTTCAGTTTTTAACTACTTTGAACCCACTTTTAAGCCTTCCGGTATCATACAGGACAATGGTCTAGTGGCCCCGGAGTTTAAAATGTTATCTCCTTGGAAAATGAGCGAATTTGGAAGTGTTATGCTTACTGTGATCGGCTTGACAGACTACTTGCATGATAAGATCACACTGGATCTTAGTTATGAGAAAAGCCTACTGACTCTTCAAGGTCCAGAAGCCCTTATTGCACATCTTAATCTGCTTTTGATGTCGGGACAGATGAGTAATGAGCTAAAAAATGAACTTATAAACTATGCAGCTACTAATACAAGTGCCCATGATATCGTAGAACAGATTATAGCACTCATTGTTTTATCTGCCGAATATGCCATAGAGAGGTAA